The following nucleotide sequence is from Solea senegalensis isolate Sse05_10M linkage group LG19, IFAPA_SoseM_1, whole genome shotgun sequence.
CCGAAGATGTATGTTCAGAGAGCTTTTCTGGGAAAAACTTTTGCCACAGCTTGGACAGCTATATGGCTTCTCCCCCGAGTGCACGCGCTGGTGCAGTTTCAGATACGTTTTCTGAGCAAACCGCTTCCCGCAAACTGAGCAGCTGAACGGCTTCTCACCAGAGTGTCGCCTGATGTGGACTTTTAAACTGCTCAAGTAGTTGAACATTTTCCCACAGAATAAGCACTCAAAATGTCTCATTGGCTTCGCAGGTTTTGGCTGAATAGCGGGTGCTTTAGTTGTATTCATGTGGATGTCATCTGTATAGTCAGAGTATTCAGCCATGGCTGAAGAAGGATTTGTGTTGTCAGCCAGAGTGCTCATTGTTGCATCTTCTATTAACTTGTCCATAATTGTTGGTTGTATGCgttgttgtgtttgattttcagtCACCACAGGAAAGTTGTTTAATTCCCCTGAGTGAAGCTGTAGCTCATCAACAGATCTAGGAAGCATGCTGTCCTCCTCAAACATTCCAACAACTGTAAAATGAGAATACATGAAGTTATATCACAGATGCTAGGTGAgagtatatttttttgtttgtttttaaactgaactTACTTTTCCTGTTCTCTGTGAAACTCATCTGCTGGCCAATAGGGTGATCATCATACATCTCCTCCTTGACAAAGATGAGATCAggttctctctctgtcaagtCTATTGCCTACCAACAAGACAGGTGCagacaactttaaaaataattgtttgacATATTTACcaattaaaaaaagctttaaaattaTTCACTGACCTGCACTCCCATGCTTGTCATAGCAGTTGGCTCCattgtttcttttctgtgagagggcagtttctcttctctccaaaAGTCCATACACCAGTCCTTTCCAAAAACTCCATCGATTGCTGGAGCGGGTTGCTGCTGTTCTAAAAGAAGAAGCAGATATGAAATTGTGGGGTACTACAGCTGGTTATCatagtgtaaataaatgtaggtATTTCAAGATCAAATAAACTTTCAGAACAGCCTGGTTGTTTTTGAAAGGACAGAATGTGAAAGGCTAAAAATAATCCAGTGACTGCACACTTAATTGACAATTTATTAGAAACATCCAGCTAGTACAAaggttttaacattttaacacagCAGCTCTACAATCATTTCTCAAATCTTTTTGAATTTAACTGTACTAATTGTTTctgcactctaaattgaccgtaggagtgagtgtgagagtgaatggttgtttgtctctagttgtgtgtggccctgcgatggactggcgaactgtccagggtgtaccccgcctatcgcccgatgtagctgagattggcacagcaccccccgcgaccctctggtggaggataaagcggttagatgatgactgactaatTGTTTCTGCTAGTTTGGCAATGTGTGTCTCTGCTTAATAACAAAAATGCAACTGTGTGTTCTGTTTAACATTGTGGATCTCAAACCTCTagctttaattttaattttcctCTGGCCCGCATATCATGGCTCGTTCTGCCAGTTTACCCGAAGGAGGAGTGGAGGGGGAAAGTCCAGGTACTATAAGCATCATCTCAGCATCAACACAGTCAAGTGATGTAATCTAAATCACTGTGTAATTTCTCTCACTGAGCTTCATAGGCTCAAAATAGCTGAAGTTTAGAAAACATGTAATGTTCACTTAGTGATGATCATCATATTACAGTTTATGCCCTCATTGTAAGCATTTTATGTCTGTTTCCAATTGTTTTTGATAGATTGTGTTATGAAAAGACAGTCTGAACACTAGTTTGGCATTTATGTTGATATTTATATAACAGACCTACCTGTTtctgattatttctgttttactttattCATCTTATTTTCTACAGTTGTTGACACTAGCCTGTTAAAATGGTCAATTTCCTTGATGTGGGCTTGCATTGCTATCTTAAAATGCAAAGAGTATTGGTCTGTTTTTGATTATTCAAATGTCTTTAACTGTAAGTACTTTGTTTGAAATAGTTTTAGTAGCATTGTGAACAGGCCTGTCTATTTTTGGCCTCCATGACACATTTGACTTCACATTAAGCATTTATGGCCCTGTTTTAAAAGCTTCACTTGTTGTTGAGGATATGATAAACAGGTCTGATTATTGTTTCTGATGGTCACTCTTTTactatattcatattttttaaaatatggaaCAGTTAAAAATGCCTCCCTCATGTTCTAGTCCAGTGTTTCCCTATCTTGGTCCcccctgcatgttttacctGTTgccccgctccaacacacctgattgaaaTGATCAACTAATCATCAtctcattcacattcatttgagtcaggtgtgttgtagcagtgcaacatctaaaacatgcagggcaggggGCTTTAACTTTTGCACCTCCCTTGGATGTCCACCTCTTTCCTACTTAAACATTTGGACTGACTGCTGTCTGGATTTGATTATAATGCCAGATTAAAGTAAAGATAAGGTATGTGTTTGGGTAATTTTATTCCTTGTAACAACATATTTCCTATAATTATACtgttattttgattatttattgttgtttttagacaTTATTTGTGGTCCATACATCGCCAGTTATTCTCCTTTGTGGCCCCTAGCTTTTTAAGTTGAATAGCCCTGCTCTAGCAGCTGGAGCGTGGGGGAAGGACGGGACCGCCGTAGACACCGGGCCTCTCACCTACGCCCCCTTGCAGCGTCTAACCGCTGTTAGAACGCAATGCAGCTCCACGAACGTCACTACTAAAAGCTTAATCAATTAAAACTGAACATTAAAATGGATATAGTTGGTGTTTTATTGTAAAGCTGTACGTTAGACCAAGGTAACTTCAGGGGTAATGTAGTCTACACTTCTGCTGGCTAGCCTGACAAATACAAACGTTCGTTGATTTGATGGTTAAAGCCTCCACCGCTGACTCACTGACCGTCCTGACCTGCAGGGTGCCGCCGGCTGACGCTGTTAACGTGGCTGGTATAGGTCTGTGCTTCCCTCGCTGCTCTCAGCTGGACCTCCAGTGAGTAACATCTCTTCTTCAGCGCCTCATTCTCCGTTTTATGAAGCGAAATCTCGGTGTGAAGGACGGAGGAGCACTCGTCAGCGAGGTTGCCTATTTCAACCAAAGCCGCCTTCGTTAGTTTGTCCAGGACGGCGGTCAACTGCGTCCGAAAACTCCGGTTTGTGGTATCGCACATCATCTCGGCTGGAAGGCTAAATATTGTAGAATTATGGCCAATTTTACCAGCGTTGCAACGCTGTTCCTCGGTAAAATATGTATAACTGAATCGCAAAGGATTGTGGGAAATTTCTAAACTCGTCTTCAACATTTACGAGGAGCCAGTGAAGGCAGCACAGTGGAAACGGACCGTTggaaatataaacattaataTTGTTTATCGTGTAGTTCTTCAACTAAATTATGAATAGTATTGTGTTGTTGAAGCTAAATGATTGATTAATAAAGCACATATGCAGCTTGTAAACCTCGGTGACTGAAGCAGTCAATTAAATCAATGAATTCTCTCATTGAATATGAACTTGCCAAGTAACAGGAAACTATGGTTAGGCATTATTAGTTGAAAACACAAATTTTACAAAATCCAAACCTTATCACAGTAACCATTTAGGGTTTATTGTACCGATTTTGTATTAGACAGTGGGTTaggtgatttaaaaaatgttttgtttgaaattttACACCcagagtgtttttattgtacCATCCGGGTACTAAAGAGCACTGCATGATGCCATATTTGTCAGCAGGATTACTATTGCAACGACACATCATCAGTAGGGTAAAACTAACCTGTCTCACGACGGTCTAATCCCAGCTCACGTTCCCCATTAGTGGGTGAACAATCCAACTCTTGGTGAATTCTGCTTCACAATGATAGGAAGAGCCGACATCGAAGGACACTTTGTCAGTGTGAATACACTTGTGCACTTTAAatagcaagtgtgtgtgtgtgtgtgtgtgtgtgtgaaagtacaCTAACTGGGACGCAGCCCACGTCCACAGAGACGGCGCTCACTGTCCCTCAGTGGACACAATGATTAAATGCAACAGCTACTAACAACATGCTAATTGTATGTATTACTGTATGAatgtaatgatgataataatagtgCTTCAGTGGGTGGAGACAGATTTATCCCACCATCTCTCTATCGTCTATTTCAATCTGCTTCTCCGTGGTTTGGGTTTGTATTGTTCTCTGAAAATCAACACTTTCCAGCTCTATCTTGTGGATCCTCCAGCATTCCCAGTCCAGAGGACATGTATGTTCCAACCAACTGTCTGATCAGCCAATCATTTGGCTCCTTGCAAAGGAACTACTACTCTACTTGACTGGGTCCATCCACCTGGCCCAGCTCTTGGTGCCCTGATGAAACTATGGGCCAGATCTGGGAGTGAAGCTCACCAGCAACTGTGTGGTGGCTTGTTCTAGAGCTCAAAATAGCAAAATGGTGTTGCTAACACTTGGGCTCAACACAAGGCATGAGGGCCAGGTGCTATGTAGGCCAGATGACAGGCATTTTAATTCATGACTTTGCAGATTAATTTTAGGGACTTGATCCACCTTCATTCTGCATTCTCACACACTGCATCCCCTCCTGCTTTGGCAACagggcagcagaggagagacacaaATTGAACAGGGTAGTGAAAACCCCACATCATTAAGGACACCACTCATCTCTCCCATGTAATGTGTCAGATCAATGAATACTCAACTGTTAAATAACAGCAATCGGAGAATGTGAACTGCATATAAAAACTGTTCCtctaataatattttattaaaatggcTTATTCTATTTTTACCATAATTTTAGTTTATTAGTGCTGtttaatattaatttatatttttacagtattCTGCCTTGCACTCAATTAAATTTAAAGTGGagcataaaaatgacaaacaaaagaaacgTTGAATCCTGCTAGATATGGTAAAACCAGCATCAATAAGGATGACTATACTGTAGCACAATAtcgtaaaaataaaatgtaagccACAGAAAACATACTCGGTGACATATTTATAACACAGCAGGTGATGAAGTGTGGAGCAAAGATAACTTaattaaaatactttatttcaGTCAATCCACTGTAGAAGTGACACTTGACAGACTGTTTTAAGTGGTTCCATTAATTAATGATGCACTGAATGTTGGTGCATCAGATTCATGACCATACATGTTCAAACTAGGATCTAAATGTACTGCAAGGTGTTTTTTCAGATTACAGTTCTTTGTAAAACCCTTGCCACATTTGATGCAAACAAAAGGTTTTTCTCCAGTGTGTGTTCGCTGGTGCATATCAAGAGTGCATTTCTGAATGAAGCCCTTTCCGCAAATAGGACAGCGGTAAGGCTTCTCCCCGGTGTGTGTGCGCTGGTGTGTATACAGATGTCCTTTCTGTGCATATCTCTTTCCACATAGCGTGCACCTAAagggtttctctcctgtgtgactTCTCTGGTGTATTTCAAGTTGACTGTAGCACCTGAAGCTCTTGCCACACTGCAAGCAGCCAAACCTCTTTGCAGCCGAGTTCCTTAAGTTGTGGATCTTCATATTTCTGAGCACACTTAAGCTTTGGGATGCAACATTTTGAGCAATGCTTTTTCCAACCTCCAGATTTGTGCTTGCAAGTGCAAACTGTGGATTCCATTGTGTTTCCCTCCTTCCTGGTCCAGCAAGAGATGAGTGGGAGCTTATGCTCGCAAAACTATCCGTGAACATGGACGACTGATGTTCTGCGATTGGTTTGGGATGCTGCATTACATCTGAACTCCGCTGAGCTTCTGTGACTGCTTCCTTTCCTGTAGACATTATAAAAGTAAGTTAATATTTGGAATATGACTGATCTTAAAGTCCTCAATGAAGGTCATACACAGTGGATTTATAGacccttttaaaaacattatttcaaacAGTGTGTTCACAACaaattcctcctcttttctcttacAGAAAATACACAGGCTTCCAGAAATTGCGGACTAAGGTGGCCTTCACATT
It contains:
- the LOC122785261 gene encoding gastrula zinc finger protein xFG20-1, which gives rise to MSTVFSFQTQLVSIMDALSKTAVMEISKLVEIESKMLKIEINRGRNEIVSLTEKLQLMEKLLYMAQGSRQDAAACSLVRDASANRVLESDRTRPAIKSEILRENISSSTESSTLHHGEEQALPEVRNTPKEQPDLIVVKEELLEVDTGDTEQDRRTENGKEAVTEAQRSSDVMQHPKPIAEHQSSMFTDSFASISSHSSLAGPGRRETQWNPQFALASTNLEVGKSIAQNVASQSLSVLRNMKIHNLRNSAAKRFGCLQCGKSFRCYSQLEIHQRSHTGEKPFRCTLCGKRYAQKGHLYTHQRTHTGEKPYRCPICGKGFIQKCTLDMHQRTHTGEKPFVCIKCGKGFTKNCNLKKHLAVHLDPSLNMYGHESDAPTFSASLINGTTTSLEISHNPLRFSYTYFTEEQRCNAGKIGHNSTIFSLPAEMMCDTTNRSFRTQLTAVLDKLTKAALVEIGNLADECSSVLHTEISLHKTENEALKKRCYSLEVQLRAAREAQTYTSHVNSVSRRHPAGQDEQQQPAPAIDGVFGKDWCMDFWREEKLPSHRKETMEPTAMTSMGVQAIDLTEREPDLIFVKEEMYDDHPIGQQMSFTENRKIVGMFEEDSMLPRSVDELQLHSGELNNFPVVTENQTQQRIQPTIMDKLIEDATMSTLADNTNPSSAMAEYSDYTDDIHMNTTKAPAIQPKPAKPMRHFECLFCGKMFNYLSSLKVHIRRHSGEKPFSCSVCGKRFAQKTYLKLHQRVHSGEKPYSCPSCGKSFSQKSSLNIHLRTHTGEKPYSCVDCGKCYAYKYGLNHHQCFT